A genomic window from Acinetobacter chinensis includes:
- a CDS encoding CoA pyrophosphatase: protein MEDRLLTHVLQKNLRFSKRVKEAHAAVLIAITDEHDPKVLLTRRSVYLNNHAGEVSFPGGKRDPQDTSNIVVALREAHEETALSPFDVQLVGDLPMQKARNGMLVKPVVGLIPPQVQLTAQPTEIDRIFFASLKNLMDAPPVPYEVRFEHQSLYFPSMRVENEVVWGLTARMLVSLFQYGLNYQKDWPFLLNSPAFKVKSHR from the coding sequence ATGGAAGATCGGTTGTTGACACATGTGCTGCAAAAAAATCTGCGTTTTTCAAAGCGGGTCAAAGAAGCTCACGCAGCTGTGTTGATTGCGATCACAGATGAACATGACCCAAAAGTATTGCTGACACGACGTTCTGTATATCTGAATAATCATGCAGGTGAGGTTTCATTTCCAGGTGGAAAGCGTGATCCACAGGATACCAGTAATATTGTTGTTGCATTGCGTGAGGCTCATGAAGAAACCGCATTGAGTCCATTTGATGTGCAGCTGGTAGGGGATCTGCCTATGCAGAAAGCACGAAATGGAATGCTGGTAAAGCCAGTGGTTGGGCTGATTCCACCACAGGTTCAGCTGACTGCCCAACCTACTGAAATTGATAGGATATTTTTTGCATCATTGAAGAATCTGATGGATGCACCACCTGTTCCTTACGAAGTCCGTTTTGAACATCAGTCGCTGTATTTTCCAAGTATGCGGGTGGAAAATGAGGTGGTATGGGGTTTAACCGCAAGAATGCTGGTGTCATTGTTTCAGTATGGTCTGAATTATCAGAAAGACTGGCCATTTTTACTGAATTCACCTGCATTTAAAGTCAAAAGTCACAGATAA
- a CDS encoding gamma carbonic anhydrase family protein translates to MLYKFKEFTPRALNQPWDGWVADNATVIGQVEMGTQVSVWFGAVIRGDNAKIHLGNFTNVQENAVLHTDAGIDMHIGDYVTIGHQAMLHGCTVGDNSLIGINAVVLNNAVIGKNCIIGANSLIPEGKVIPDNSVVMGSPGKVVKTLDENAEFRLKMSAMHYAEHFKNFQQLEAVTL, encoded by the coding sequence ATGTTGTATAAGTTTAAGGAATTTACGCCACGCGCTTTAAATCAGCCCTGGGATGGGTGGGTTGCTGATAATGCGACTGTGATTGGGCAGGTCGAAATGGGGACTCAGGTCAGTGTCTGGTTTGGTGCTGTTATCCGTGGTGATAATGCCAAAATTCATCTGGGTAATTTTACCAATGTGCAGGAAAACGCGGTATTGCATACAGATGCCGGCATAGACATGCATATTGGAGATTATGTCACCATCGGGCATCAAGCCATGCTGCATGGCTGTACGGTGGGAGACAACAGTCTGATCGGGATTAATGCTGTGGTGTTAAATAATGCTGTGATCGGTAAAAACTGCATTATTGGTGCAAACTCCTTAATTCCTGAAGGTAAGGTGATTCCAGATAATTCAGTGGTGATGGGATCACCAGGAAAAGTGGTCAAAACGCTGGATGAAAATGCGGAATTCCGACTGAAAATGAGTGCCATGCATTATGCAGAGCATTTTAAAAACTTTCAGCAGCTTGAAGCTGTAACCCTGTAA
- the tsaB gene encoding tRNA (adenosine(37)-N6)-threonylcarbamoyltransferase complex dimerization subunit type 1 TsaB, with the protein MKLLALETANEQCSVSIVDETQELYFQLDARAKAQTQTILPLIEQGFSQTGTAAADLTAIAFSRGPGSFSGVRINAAVTQALAWANDLPVIPVSTLQALAQAAYRIAGLTAVTAVLDARMQEVYIASYQLNDKGIMQAVSEEYLLDYARAAEQVQFQLVGSGSDLIKQEQIQYKDLNATANDIATIAREHASQKKWVSAEQALPVYLRDNAWKKIPEQGKP; encoded by the coding sequence ATGAAATTGCTGGCACTGGAAACAGCCAATGAGCAGTGTTCTGTTTCTATCGTGGATGAAACTCAGGAGCTTTATTTTCAGCTGGATGCAAGAGCGAAAGCGCAGACACAAACTATTTTACCGCTGATTGAGCAAGGTTTTAGCCAGACGGGAACTGCTGCTGCCGATTTAACGGCAATTGCATTCAGTCGTGGACCAGGTTCGTTCAGTGGGGTACGGATCAATGCTGCTGTGACACAGGCGCTGGCATGGGCAAATGATTTACCGGTTATCCCTGTTTCCACATTGCAGGCACTGGCGCAGGCGGCTTATCGGATTGCGGGGCTGACAGCAGTGACAGCCGTACTGGATGCACGTATGCAGGAAGTGTACATCGCCAGCTATCAGCTCAATGATAAGGGCATCATGCAGGCAGTTTCAGAAGAATATTTACTGGATTACGCCAGAGCTGCTGAACAGGTTCAGTTTCAGCTGGTGGGTTCGGGTTCAGATTTAATTAAGCAAGAACAAATACAATACAAAGACTTGAATGCAACAGCAAATGATATTGCTACCATTGCACGCGAGCATGCAAGCCAGAAAAAGTGGGTCAGTGCTGAGCAGGCATTGCCTGTCTATTTACGTGATAATGCCTGGAAAAAAATTCCAGAACAGGGCAAACCATAA
- a CDS encoding undecaprenyl-diphosphate phosphatase, protein MDLLLLLKAAIMGIVEGITEFLPISSTGHLILASELMNFWTKEKSDVFVIAIQMGAIAAVIYEYWAKLWGAATGLVSGEPKGRQLGIGLILASIPIMLVGLTLGQTVKAYLFNDISIALGLIVGGVIIWWVEKNPPKVNAQEVENISIKEAVYIGLIQVLALVPGTSRSGATIIGAMMLGVSRKAATEFSFFLGIPVIVGAGLLDLYQSYHVFESTQDWTVLAFGTLVSFVSALILIRVLVAYVAKRDFMVFAWYRIVSGLIILLFALTGWKLW, encoded by the coding sequence ATGGATCTTTTACTGCTGCTTAAAGCAGCAATCATGGGTATTGTTGAAGGTATAACAGAGTTTTTACCAATTTCCAGTACAGGACATTTAATTCTTGCTTCTGAATTAATGAACTTCTGGACCAAAGAAAAAAGTGATGTTTTTGTGATCGCAATTCAGATGGGTGCGATTGCTGCGGTTATTTATGAATACTGGGCAAAGCTCTGGGGTGCTGCAACAGGGCTTGTATCTGGTGAACCGAAAGGGCGTCAGTTAGGGATAGGCTTAATCCTGGCATCCATTCCAATCATGCTGGTTGGTCTGACTTTGGGGCAAACTGTAAAAGCATATCTGTTCAATGATATTTCGATTGCTTTAGGTCTGATTGTTGGTGGTGTGATCATCTGGTGGGTGGAAAAGAATCCACCGAAAGTGAATGCGCAGGAAGTTGAAAATATTTCAATTAAAGAAGCCGTTTATATTGGTCTGATTCAGGTTTTAGCTTTAGTTCCAGGAACTTCACGTTCAGGTGCAACCATTATTGGTGCAATGATGCTGGGTGTTTCACGTAAAGCAGCAACTGAGTTTTCATTCTTTTTGGGTATTCCTGTTATTGTGGGTGCAGGCTTGCTGGACTTATATCAGAGCTATCATGTCTTTGAAAGTACACAGGACTGGACCGTACTGGCTTTCGGTACACTGGTTTCATTTGTGTCAGCACTGATTTTAATCCGTGTTCTTGTGGCTTATGTGGCAAAACGTGATTTCATGGTTTTTGCATGGTACCGGATTGTCTCTGGACTGATTATTTTATTGTTTGCATTAACAGGCTGGAAATTATGGTAA
- a CDS encoding class I SAM-dependent methyltransferase, with protein sequence MVSEIRLYSESEFQEKAQQYSAVLFSRGVQVSMVQVEKLNARFLRLNPELALCVDGSGLWLCASGMKMQPDWVAEVPRLKRASLKSELIARACNLSEKPVLVDATAGLGHDSLLMACLGARVTLVERHPVLFSLLEDSLNRAKEDAYLSQVTASIQLVFSDSAEYLKQLNDQNQTVDVVYLDPMFPQRDQNQQAVKKQAQVKKQMQLLHMLLPEDGEMDLGDALLPLAKQIAKRVVVKRPRLAVFLNNESTTYQWSGDACRFDAYFQPGL encoded by the coding sequence ATGGTAAGCGAAATACGCTTATATTCCGAGTCTGAATTTCAGGAAAAAGCACAGCAGTATTCTGCTGTGCTTTTTTCACGTGGGGTTCAGGTCAGTATGGTTCAGGTCGAAAAGCTGAATGCGCGATTTTTACGTCTGAATCCTGAACTGGCTTTATGTGTGGATGGTTCAGGCTTATGGTTGTGTGCCAGTGGTATGAAAATGCAGCCCGACTGGGTAGCAGAAGTTCCACGGTTGAAAAGAGCATCCTTAAAATCTGAACTGATAGCCAGAGCCTGTAATCTTTCTGAAAAACCTGTACTGGTGGATGCAACAGCTGGTCTTGGGCATGACAGTCTGTTAATGGCATGCCTGGGTGCCAGAGTGACCCTGGTTGAGCGTCATCCTGTATTGTTTAGCTTACTTGAAGACAGTCTGAACAGAGCAAAAGAGGATGCTTATCTGAGTCAGGTGACGGCTTCCATTCAGTTGGTCTTTTCAGATTCGGCAGAATATCTGAAGCAGCTGAATGATCAGAACCAGACGGTGGATGTTGTTTATCTGGATCCGATGTTTCCACAGCGTGATCAGAATCAGCAGGCTGTTAAAAAACAGGCTCAGGTTAAAAAACAGATGCAGTTACTGCATATGTTGCTGCCTGAAGATGGTGAAATGGATCTTGGTGATGCGCTGTTGCCACTGGCAAAGCAGATTGCAAAACGGGTGGTTGTAAAACGCCCAAGACTGGCAGTGTTTTTGAATAATGAATCAACCACTTATCAGTGGTCAGGCGATGCCTGTCGTTTTGATGCATATTTTCAGCCAGGACTTTAG
- a CDS encoding C13 family peptidase, translating to MIDFKPSINFWHDFKSNQTAGMWLFLGSRRSLQIVRPSIMQLVFWGILGGSANTLFSWLSAGEVGEFNSQGLVSYALWPFIALIVGIFLSQRINNPRLMLVPALLWLVLDTHIALLQSLIQYLGLLDVLPYALYDYLPTVFMVLFVWQSLAVVWVFARELHWPWWERALIIAATLFTLVVWQMSVKNQPIWKVEESPPVFEEDAFYAQNRLLNKALETIQLGEFAQSHWYFMGVAGAGYQDVFMSEIERIREQFDTRFGTFGRSIALVNNPSTRLSLPVASTTSMELALRRIGQQMNRESDVLFLYMTSHGLPNRFEMENAPLDLTQVDPKWLKDALDRSGVRWRVIVISACYSGSFVSALQDDNTLIITASAADRASFGCSNEADYTYFGRAFFDQAMREQPSIRQAFVQASETVAKWEKAQGFDPSEPQWSMGKNMELMLPQLEQHLFPSAKVDAPAAETQLTSHTAAVQH from the coding sequence ATGATTGACTTCAAACCCTCCATCAATTTTTGGCATGATTTTAAAAGCAACCAGACGGCTGGGATGTGGCTTTTTCTTGGATCACGACGTTCATTACAGATTGTACGTCCATCCATTATGCAGCTTGTGTTCTGGGGGATTCTGGGCGGCAGTGCCAATACACTGTTCAGCTGGCTCAGCGCTGGTGAAGTGGGGGAGTTCAACTCTCAGGGACTGGTCAGTTATGCGCTGTGGCCGTTTATTGCTCTCATTGTCGGTATTTTCCTGTCCCAGCGGATTAACAATCCCCGTTTAATGCTTGTTCCGGCTTTACTGTGGCTGGTGCTGGATACGCATATTGCACTGCTGCAAAGCCTGATTCAGTACCTCGGTCTGCTTGATGTTTTACCTTATGCTTTGTATGACTATCTGCCGACCGTATTTATGGTGCTGTTTGTCTGGCAGAGTCTGGCGGTGGTCTGGGTGTTTGCACGTGAACTGCACTGGCCGTGGTGGGAACGTGCGCTGATTATTGCTGCGACTCTGTTTACACTGGTGGTCTGGCAGATGTCCGTCAAAAACCAGCCTATCTGGAAAGTGGAGGAGTCTCCACCGGTTTTTGAAGAAGATGCATTTTATGCTCAGAACAGGTTGCTGAATAAAGCCCTTGAAACCATTCAGCTGGGTGAGTTTGCGCAGTCACACTGGTACTTTATGGGGGTGGCAGGTGCAGGTTATCAGGATGTCTTTATGTCCGAAATCGAGCGGATACGGGAACAGTTTGATACCCGTTTTGGAACTTTCGGGCGTTCGATTGCACTTGTAAATAATCCGTCCACACGTTTGAGCCTGCCTGTTGCATCGACAACCAGTATGGAACTGGCATTGCGCAGAATCGGGCAGCAGATGAACCGAGAGAGTGATGTGCTGTTTCTTTATATGACATCACATGGTCTGCCGAACCGTTTTGAAATGGAAAATGCGCCCCTTGATCTGACTCAGGTCGATCCAAAATGGCTTAAAGATGCACTGGACCGTTCAGGTGTACGCTGGCGTGTGATTGTAATATCTGCTTGTTATTCTGGAAGTTTTGTTTCTGCGCTGCAGGATGACAATACACTGATCATTACAGCTTCAGCAGCGGATCGTGCATCCTTCGGCTGTTCAAATGAAGCGGATTATACCTATTTTGGACGTGCATTCTTTGATCAGGCAATGCGCGAGCAGCCAAGCATCCGCCAGGCTTTTGTTCAGGCAAGTGAAACGGTTGCAAAATGGGAAAAGGCGCAGGGTTTTGATCCCTCAGAACCACAATGGTCGATGGGAAAAAATATGGAGCTGATGCTTCCTCAGCTGGAACAGCATCTGTTCCCATCCGCAAAGGTTGATGCTCCTGCAGCAGAAACACAACTGACATCACATACAGCAGCAGTGCAGCACTGA
- the fghA gene encoding S-formylglutathione hydrolase — MELVQNNKCFDGEQRIYSFSSETLNGESRFGIFLPPQALDGQKCPAVFFLAGLTCTEETFALKAHAQKMASQLGLILVTPDTSPRGENVAKGDHWDIGQGAGFYINATESPWSAHYQMENHIASELYDLIVRNFAVHTDKTGIMGHSMGGHGALTLAMKYPEKFSSVSAFAPICAPSQCPWGIKAFTNYLGNVQEVWAQHDAVELIQSKGALFSEILIDQGLKDQFYAQLNPALFKAACEKAGQKLTLREHEGYDHGYYFIQSFIDEHLQFHAVQLGA, encoded by the coding sequence ATGGAACTGGTACAGAATAATAAATGTTTCGATGGTGAGCAGCGAATTTACAGTTTCAGCTCAGAAACACTGAACGGTGAAAGCCGGTTTGGTATTTTTTTGCCACCTCAGGCACTTGATGGACAGAAGTGCCCAGCAGTGTTTTTCCTGGCGGGGCTGACCTGTACCGAAGAAACCTTTGCGCTTAAGGCACATGCACAGAAAATGGCATCTCAGCTAGGGTTGATCCTGGTGACTCCTGATACTTCTCCGCGCGGTGAAAATGTAGCAAAGGGCGATCACTGGGATATCGGTCAGGGTGCAGGTTTTTATATCAATGCAACAGAATCTCCGTGGTCAGCACATTATCAGATGGAAAACCACATTGCTTCTGAACTGTATGATCTGATTGTCAGAAATTTTGCGGTACATACTGACAAAACAGGAATTATGGGACACAGCATGGGCGGTCATGGTGCTTTAACACTTGCCATGAAATATCCTGAAAAATTCAGTTCAGTTTCAGCATTTGCTCCGATCTGTGCGCCATCTCAGTGTCCGTGGGGAATCAAGGCATTTACGAATTATCTGGGAAATGTCCAGGAAGTATGGGCGCAGCATGATGCTGTGGAACTGATCCAGTCCAAAGGTGCACTTTTCAGTGAAATTCTGATTGATCAGGGACTGAAAGATCAGTTCTATGCTCAGCTTAATCCTGCACTGTTCAAGGCTGCATGTGAAAAAGCAGGTCAGAAACTTACACTGCGTGAGCATGAGGGTTATGACCACGGCTATTATTTCATTCAGTCATTTATAGATGAACATTTACAGTTTCATGCTGTACAATTGGGTGCTTAA
- a CDS encoding YjgN family protein, translating to MQNTEPGIIPVDPSVTTPPVIPSFTHSSGNAKTLGFKFHGSASEYFGIWIVNILLTIVTLSLYAPWAKVRRLRYFYGNTEFYNRKFDFTGIPRKILIGRLIAIGLYIGISLAAGYSPKIAGIGALLIYLAVPWLLRATIRFTARNSKYGNSRFYFGGSTLKAYIVFFLALLLTIVTLGLFFPVAIWLYKRYTFNHLFAGQLPFTIHTKWTTFMGAVYLPLLAFIIIVVALVAVSGISMSSGLEAIGSGAMAVFGLIYTLAIFFLFPLIAARIYIATWKNVTLGNSKFDTNCNQWRYAWIEGTNILARIVSVGFLSPWAAVRSYRYKVDNLTLNMVDDPDQLYNIAQQDHSALAEEISDIFDLDISL from the coding sequence ATGCAAAACACAGAACCTGGAATTATTCCTGTTGATCCATCAGTCACAACACCGCCAGTCATTCCTTCGTTTACTCATTCCTCAGGCAATGCAAAAACTTTGGGTTTTAAGTTCCATGGCAGTGCTTCTGAGTATTTCGGCATCTGGATCGTCAACATTCTGCTGACGATTGTTACGTTGAGCCTGTATGCACCCTGGGCAAAAGTCAGACGCTTACGTTATTTTTATGGCAATACTGAATTTTATAACCGTAAGTTTGATTTTACGGGTATCCCACGCAAAATCCTGATCGGTCGTCTGATTGCGATTGGACTGTATATCGGTATCTCGCTTGCTGCGGGATATTCTCCTAAAATTGCTGGAATTGGTGCACTTTTAATCTATCTGGCTGTACCGTGGCTGTTAAGAGCAACCATCCGCTTTACTGCCAGAAACAGTAAGTATGGCAACAGCCGCTTTTACTTTGGCGGTTCAACGCTGAAAGCATATATTGTTTTCTTTTTGGCTTTATTGCTGACCATTGTGACGCTTGGGCTATTTTTCCCTGTGGCCATCTGGTTGTATAAACGCTATACCTTCAACCACCTGTTTGCAGGTCAGCTTCCATTTACCATCCATACCAAATGGACGACTTTTATGGGAGCAGTTTATTTACCCCTGCTTGCATTTATCATTATTGTGGTGGCTTTGGTTGCTGTTTCAGGCATTTCCATGTCTTCAGGACTTGAAGCTATCGGTTCAGGTGCAATGGCTGTTTTTGGTCTGATTTATACACTGGCTATTTTTTTCCTGTTTCCTCTGATTGCTGCACGAATTTATATTGCGACCTGGAAAAACGTGACTTTAGGCAACAGTAAGTTCGATACCAACTGTAATCAGTGGCGCTATGCCTGGATTGAAGGGACCAATATTCTTGCCCGTATTGTTTCAGTCGGTTTTTTAAGTCCATGGGCAGCGGTTCGAAGCTATCGTTATAAGGTGGACAATCTGACCCTGAATATGGTGGATGATCCCGATCAGCTGTATAACATTGCTCAGCAGGATCACAGTGCGCTGGCAGAAGAGATCAGTGATATTTTTGATCTTGATATTTCTCTGTAA
- a CDS encoding M48 family metallopeptidase: MVSSVEAVFYDGVVSRPQPARISPIDAQSVLIRYGDQYENQRRYMYEDMTLIGALGKIKPIIEMKDDARLELQQALPDWFMIGNKKTYHSIWKLERSPSLILFSIVFVAVFAFAVVKWGVPFASHHIARVLPVDTMNQLGEEAEKQVFRMTEKSTLPAARQEQIRKQYLDSVAEGKPAKLLFRAGGEIGANALALPNNTIILTDELVKLTKDNREILGVLAHEQGHIVERHSLQQAIASLGFSAILIAVTGDSSDLFSSLPVALVGAGYSRDFESEADLYALKQMHKKNVPVKYFSDFLQRLSEENSEEKSSNAVTEFLSSHPATKERIAQVKKFEKQLQTQ, translated from the coding sequence ATGGTTTCATCTGTCGAAGCAGTTTTTTATGATGGCGTTGTATCCAGACCGCAGCCTGCACGGATCAGTCCTATAGATGCACAGTCTGTCCTGATCCGTTATGGTGATCAGTATGAAAATCAACGGCGTTATATGTATGAAGATATGACGCTGATTGGTGCGCTTGGCAAAATAAAACCGATCATTGAAATGAAGGATGATGCAAGGCTTGAGCTTCAGCAGGCTTTGCCTGACTGGTTTATGATTGGAAATAAAAAGACCTACCATTCCATCTGGAAGCTTGAGCGTTCTCCCTCACTGATTCTGTTCAGTATCGTTTTTGTCGCTGTATTTGCCTTTGCTGTAGTGAAATGGGGTGTTCCTTTTGCATCCCATCATATAGCCCGTGTGTTACCTGTTGATACCATGAATCAGCTGGGTGAAGAAGCTGAAAAGCAGGTCTTCCGGATGACAGAAAAATCAACGTTACCGGCTGCAAGACAGGAACAGATCCGTAAGCAGTATCTGGACAGTGTGGCAGAAGGGAAGCCGGCAAAGCTACTGTTTCGGGCTGGTGGTGAAATCGGTGCAAATGCCCTGGCATTGCCAAACAATACAATTATTCTGACCGATGAACTGGTTAAACTGACCAAAGATAACCGTGAAATACTGGGTGTGCTTGCACATGAACAGGGGCATATTGTGGAACGTCACAGCCTGCAGCAGGCGATTGCCAGTCTGGGTTTCAGTGCAATTTTAATTGCTGTCACAGGTGACAGTTCCGATCTGTTCAGTTCACTGCCGGTGGCACTTGTTGGCGCAGGTTATTCACGTGATTTTGAGTCAGAAGCTGACCTGTATGCATTAAAGCAGATGCATAAAAAGAATGTACCTGTGAAATATTTTTCAGATTTTCTACAGCGCCTGTCTGAAGAAAACAGTGAAGAGAAAAGCAGTAATGCAGTCACAGAATTTTTATCCAGCCATCCAGCAACGAAAGAGCGTATCGCACAGGTCAAAAAATTTGAAAAACAACTGCAAACGCAGTAA
- the rpe gene encoding ribulose-phosphate 3-epimerase produces the protein MSKPFLIAPSILSADFARLGEEVDNVLAAGADVVHFDVMDNHYVPNLTFGAGVCKALKKYGIKAPIDVHLMVSPVDRMIGDFLEAGADIITFHPEATHHIDRSLQLIKDGGAKAGLVFNPATPLHYLDYVLDKVDQVLLMSVNPGFGGQKFIPGTLDKLRQARKIIDASGRDIRLEVDGGVTPANIHAIAEAGADMFVAGSAIFGKSDYKAVIDEMRSELAKVGAVTV, from the coding sequence ATGTCCAAGCCATTCTTAATAGCCCCTTCAATACTCTCTGCCGATTTTGCCCGTCTGGGTGAAGAAGTCGACAATGTATTAGCAGCAGGTGCAGATGTTGTGCATTTTGATGTGATGGACAACCACTATGTTCCAAACTTAACTTTTGGAGCAGGTGTGTGCAAGGCTCTGAAAAAATATGGTATTAAAGCACCGATTGATGTGCATCTCATGGTGTCACCTGTAGATCGTATGATTGGTGATTTCCTGGAAGCAGGTGCGGATATTATTACCTTCCATCCAGAAGCAACACATCATATTGACCGATCTTTACAGCTGATCAAAGATGGTGGTGCTAAAGCAGGTTTAGTATTTAACCCTGCAACACCTTTACATTATTTAGACTATGTTTTAGATAAAGTCGATCAGGTGCTTCTGATGAGTGTGAACCCTGGTTTTGGTGGTCAGAAATTTATTCCTGGAACTCTGGATAAACTGCGTCAGGCACGCAAAATCATTGATGCCTCAGGTCGTGATATCCGTTTAGAGGTGGATGGTGGTGTAACACCGGCAAATATCCATGCAATTGCTGAAGCTGGTGCAGATATGTTTGTTGCAGGCTCAGCTATTTTTGGCAAGTCTGATTATAAAGCGGTGATTGATGAAATGCGTTCTGAACTGGCAAAAGTCGGTGCAGTGACCGTTTAG
- a CDS encoding copper resistance system multicopper oxidase, with product MSIQFSKSIVVAVALFSSTWGFAAVKEYHLTIDEGMVNVTGKSLKRITVNGKFPAPLLEFEEGDDAVIHVHNNLKNQDSSIHWHGLLLPGLMDGVPGFNGFNGIKPKGDFVYKFKVRQSGTYWYHAHSKGQEQDGLYGALVIYPKDKKPLAEHEKTERDYVVMLSDFHEKTSDQIQKDLKISAEYYQDQRETLGDVWKRVKRDGLKATWSDRKMWNQMRMLKTDMSDVTGYTYLINGKTPEQNWTGMFKPNEKMRLRFINASAMSFFDVRIPNLKMTVVGADGQPVKPVAVDEFRVGTAETYDVVVEPKTGHYQIEAESIDRSGFAIGTLHNELNPHTHGIHMPQARPRAILTMDDMGHGTEHAGMDHSKMNHSKMDHGAMHGMDHSKMNHGEMQGMDHSQHQMPAAKTAQKSDAVVEGWANAATPQGDKALQYSDLKSLTPQPDTREATSELVVRLGGTMERYIWTINGKKFSDAEPLKVKYGERIRIKFINDSMMAHPMHLHGMFMQLENGQPAVDMPNKHTIVVPPAKTMTALLTADELGEWAIHCHLLYHMSAGMMNKLIVANVSEGETTTTPIQKNVSNSNIDKNSNAVQQGDQHAHY from the coding sequence ATGTCTATTCAATTTTCAAAAAGCATCGTCGTCGCTGTTGCTTTATTCTCGTCTACCTGGGGCTTTGCAGCAGTCAAGGAATATCATCTGACCATTGATGAAGGAATGGTCAATGTTACAGGCAAGTCCTTAAAACGTATCACCGTAAATGGCAAATTCCCTGCGCCTCTACTTGAATTTGAGGAAGGGGATGATGCTGTGATTCATGTACATAATAATTTAAAAAATCAGGATTCTTCGATTCATTGGCACGGTTTGTTATTGCCAGGTTTGATGGATGGCGTACCGGGCTTTAACGGTTTTAATGGCATTAAACCGAAAGGTGATTTTGTCTATAAATTCAAAGTGCGTCAAAGCGGAACTTACTGGTATCACGCGCATTCCAAAGGTCAGGAACAGGACGGTTTATACGGTGCTTTGGTGATTTATCCTAAGGACAAGAAACCACTTGCTGAGCATGAAAAAACTGAGCGTGACTATGTGGTGATGCTGTCGGATTTCCATGAAAAAACCAGCGACCAGATTCAAAAAGATCTGAAAATTTCCGCTGAATATTATCAGGATCAGCGTGAAACTTTGGGCGATGTATGGAAACGGGTGAAACGTGATGGTTTAAAAGCCACGTGGTCTGATCGCAAAATGTGGAATCAGATGCGCATGTTAAAAACAGACATGTCTGATGTTACAGGTTATACCTACTTGATCAATGGTAAAACGCCTGAGCAGAACTGGACAGGCATGTTTAAGCCGAATGAAAAAATGCGTCTACGTTTTATCAATGCCTCTGCGATGTCGTTCTTTGATGTGCGTATTCCAAATCTGAAAATGACGGTGGTGGGTGCAGATGGACAGCCTGTGAAACCTGTAGCTGTGGATGAGTTCCGTGTTGGTACGGCAGAAACCTACGATGTCGTGGTTGAGCCAAAGACAGGGCATTATCAGATCGAAGCCGAGTCAATTGACCGCTCAGGTTTTGCCATTGGCACATTGCACAATGAATTAAATCCACATACGCATGGTATTCACATGCCACAAGCGCGCCCACGTGCCATTTTAACCATGGATGATATGGGGCATGGTACTGAACATGCGGGCATGGATCATTCAAAAATGAATCATTCGAAGATGGATCATGGTGCGATGCATGGTATGGATCATTCCAAGATGAATCATGGCGAAATGCAGGGTATGGATCATTCACAACATCAAATGCCTGCAGCAAAAACAGCACAAAAATCTGATGCAGTTGTAGAGGGTTGGGCAAATGCTGCAACGCCACAAGGTGATAAAGCCCTGCAATACAGTGATTTAAAATCGTTAACTCCACAACCTGATACCCGTGAAGCGACAAGTGAATTGGTTGTTCGTTTGGGCGGTACGATGGAACGTTATATCTGGACAATTAATGGTAAAAAATTCAGCGATGCAGAGCCATTAAAAGTGAAATATGGCGAGCGCATCAGAATCAAATTTATCAATGACAGCATGATGGCGCACCCGATGCATTTACATGGCATGTTTATGCAACTGGAAAATGGTCAGCCTGCAGTGGATATGCCGAACAAACACACTATCGTTGTGCCACCTGCAAAAACAATGACGGCATTACTCACTGCGGATGAATTGGGTGAATGGGCGATTCACTGTCACCTGTTGTATCACATGAGCGCAGGCATGATGAATAAGCTGATCGTTGCCAATGTTTCAGAGGGTGAAACCACCACGACCCCAATTCAAAAAAATGTTTCAAACAGCAATATAGATAAAAATAGCAATGCGGTACAGCAAGGAGATCAACATGCACATTACTAA